The genome window GACTTTGGTCTGGTATGGAACAACCTGACAGAGGCTGGTGGGGTCATCGTCAGCGACAAGGTGAAGATCTTGATTGAGGTTCAGGCGATCCAGTCGTAGAACTCGGATCTCTGCACAGGGAATGGAAGGCGTCGGCCCGGAAGGGTCGGCGCCTTTTTTTGTGGCCGGTACCAGGTACAATTTGGATGGATTTCGAACCACGAGTCGACAGGTACTTGTGCGAGGTGGTACATTTCCCTTGCCGGCTCCCGTGATGGAGAACCGGTCGAACCTGCCTCCGTGGAGGAGTCACCAGTCCCGCACTGACATCGCCTACGCCCTATGCCCATTACTTTTGGGGTTCTTGTTTTTCCCGGTTCAAACTGCGACCACGACGCATACCATGCGGCGGGGCATATCCTGGCCGAAGATGCCCGCTTTATCTGGCACAAAGAGACCACGGTGGGAGATGCCGACGTGGTGATCGTGCCCGGTGGGTTCTCGTACGGAGACTATTTGAGATCTGGTGCGATCGCTCGGTTCTCACCCGTGATGAAAGATGTCGTCCGATTCGCCCGAGAGGGGGGGCTGGTCATCGGAATCTGCAACGGATTTCAGATTCTGTGTGAGGCGGGCCTGCTGCCGGGAGCGCTAATTCGCAACAGATCGCTGCGGTTTCTTTGCAGGTCGGTGAATCTGCGGGTCGAAAACACGCGATCTCCGTTTACAAACACGTTTCGACCGGGCGAAGTGCTATCGATGCCGATCGCGCATGGAGATGGCAACTACTTCGCTGATTCAGCGACGCTTGAAGAATTGGAGTCGACGGGTCGGATCGCGTTCCGTTACAGTAACGAATCGGGTGAGGCCGTGGATGAGGCGAATCCGAACGGAAGCGCCCGAAACATCGCGGGCATTTTGAATGAAGCTGGCAACGTTCTGGGTATGATGCCGCATCCGGAGCGTAATTCTGATGCCATACTGGGCCGTCCCGACGGTCTCGGAGTTTTCAGGTCCATCGTTGAACACTTTGTGGCGGTTCAGACGTAGGCCATTGCCGAAGTCATTCCGCCCGCACTTGATGCCTCTCCCATGCCTGGACTTTTCGACGCGCCCGTAACCTTTCTTCTGTTGCTCCTCAACGCCCTGGTGAGTGGCTATGCTC of Rhodothermales bacterium contains these proteins:
- the purQ gene encoding phosphoribosylformylglycinamidine synthase subunit PurQ encodes the protein MPITFGVLVFPGSNCDHDAYHAAGHILAEDARFIWHKETTVGDADVVIVPGGFSYGDYLRSGAIARFSPVMKDVVRFAREGGLVIGICNGFQILCEAGLLPGALIRNRSLRFLCRSVNLRVENTRSPFTNTFRPGEVLSMPIAHGDGNYFADSATLEELESTGRIAFRYSNESGEAVDEANPNGSARNIAGILNEAGNVLGMMPHPERNSDAILGRPDGLGVFRSIVEHFVAVQT
- a CDS encoding polyisoprenoid-binding protein translates to DFGLVWNNLTEAGGVIVSDKVKILIEVQAIQS